The Campylobacter curvus genome includes the window ATCACGGATACATCGCGCGCCTAAAAGCTGCGATACATTTTTTGGGGTATGACGAGAGCCGCTTGGAGATCATCTTGATGCAGATGGTGAGCCTGCTAAAAGACGGCAAGCCGTATAAGATGAGCAAACGCGCGGGCAATGCCGTGCTGATGAGCGATATAGTAGAGGAGATCGGCTCTGATGCGCTTAGGTTCATCTTTATAAGCAAGGCCAACACGAGCAGTCTTGAGTTTGACATCGACGAGCTTAAAAAAGAGGACAGCTCAAATCCGATATTTTACATCAACTACGCTCATGCGCGCGTGAATCAAATTTTCGCTAAAGCCGGCAAAAGCGTGTCTGATGTGCTTGATGCGAGCCTTGAAAATTTAGACGATAATGCTAAAAATTTATTGTTTGAGGCCCTTACTTTGCCTGAAATTTTAGAGGACGCCTTCGCTTCGAGGCAGCTTCAAAAGGTGAGCGACTATCTAAAATCTCTAGCCGCTAGCTTTCATAAATTTTACAACGAAAACCGCGTCATAGGCAGTGCGAACGAAGACAGCTTGCTAAAGCTTTTCGCGGTAGTTGCGCTTAGCTTGCGAACCGCGCTATCGCTTATTGGCATAACGGCAAAAGATCGTATGTGAATCTGTCTAAATTTTACTCTTGGGGAGCGCTCGCCGCACTCTCCTTGCTATCTATCTTTTTATCTCAAACTTTGCTTAAAAATTTTCACCTAAGCCCTCTCATCATTGCTATTTTACTCGGTGCGTTTTTTGGCAACACTCTTTCAAATGGCGTGAAAAATCTACAAGATAGCGGCGTTTTAGCCATCTCGACCAAGCAAATTTTAAGGCTTGGCATCATTCTTTTTGGCTTTCGTCTCACGTTTGACGATATCTCTAGCGTGGGTGCGAGCGGCATTTTATTTGCATTTTTTATCGTTTTTAGCACCTTTGGTGTAGGCTGTCTCGTCGGCAGGCTCTTGGGACTTGACGCCAAAAGCTTCATGCTGATATCCTCTGGCTCTTGTGTGTGTGGCGCGGCTGCCGTGATGGCTAGTCAGAGCGTGCTAAAGGCAAGCCCTCACGCCGTCGCCGTGGCTGTTTGCACGGTCGTGGTGTTTGGGACGATCGGTATGTTTTTGTATCCGTTAGTGATCCAGTTTCTTTCGCTAACTCCCGTTCAGGCTGGGTTTTTGACGGGCGGATCGCTGCACGAGGTGGCTCATGTCGTAGCTGCCGGTGCCGCGATAAACGATGATACTCAAAGCGTCGCCGTGGTGATCAAGATGCTGCGAGTCATGATGCTAGTGCCCTTTCTCATAATGCTTTGCATCTTAAATTTAAAATTTTCAGGCGATCTTAGCATGGCTAATGTAAAAGCCAATGTGCCCTATTTTGCGATATGGTTTTTAGTCGCTATCGCCGTAGGTTCGTTGCCATTTTTCCCGCGTGAGGCGCTTGGGGGCATAAATTTCATAGATACGTTCCTGCTTTCGCTTGCTATGTGTGCGCTTGGCATGGGGATAAACAAAAACGTCTTGAAAGATAGCGGCAAAAAGCCGTTTTTGCTGGCGATCGTCATGTTTGTTTGGCTTTTTGCAGCGTCTTTAGCGTTTGTTAAAATTTTCGTTTGAGGGGGCTATATGAGCTTAAAAGATATGATGGAAAAATTTATATCAAAACCATGTGAGGTGAACGAAAAAGCTCTTTTAAAAGAGCTTAAAAAGGCTGAATTCCTAACTCCGGTGATAATGGCCGCCCCTCTTGCAAAGCCTGATGGCGGCGCAGTTTATGAGGAAGAGGGCTCGAATATAAAATTTGTCTTGCTCGAGGACGATAGCGATAAAAAGAGTTATTTTCCTGCATTTACTAGCCGCGAGGAGATGATGAAGTGGCGAAACGACAGCGAGCAGGAGGTCTTAAATTTACGTTTGAAAGACTACGCAGTCATGATTGCTAGCTCACATGGTAAATACGCCGGTGTCGTGATAGATGCGTTTTCCCACTCTTTTATTTTAGATATATCAAAGCTCGAAGCGATCTTCGGTAAGGAAATTTAGATCAAACCCCTACTTGCCTCACATATTTTGACGACGCGGCATTAAATTTTAAATGATAAAATTAGCCAAAATAAAAAAGGACAAAAATGAAATGGCAAGACAGCAGGCAAAGCAACAACGTCGAAGATAGGCGTCAAGACAACACTACTAGCATGGGGAATATGGGCAACTTAGGCGCGCTCATACCTATTATCAGATTTTTACTAGGCTCAAACATCGGGCGCGTAATCTTGGCGATTGGTGTGATAGCTTATTTTATGGGTTATAACCCGCTTGCCTTGATCGAGGGTGGCTCGACGGCGAGCGTGCAAAAGTCAGTCGATAGCCCCGAAGAAAAGCAAAAAGTAGCCTTCGTCTCGGCCGTACTGGCCAAGACTGAAGATGTCTGGGGCAAAATTTTTAGCGAGCAGGGCGCGGGATACAAAGAGCCAAATTTAGTCCTTTTTAGAAACGCAGTCTCGAGCAAATGCGGCTTTGCCAGCTCACAGACCGGGCCGTTTTACTGCCCGGTAGATCAAAAGGTCTATCTTGATCTTGGCTTTTTTGACGAGCTAGCGAACAAATATAAAGCCGCCGGCGACTTCGCGCAAGCCTACGTCATTGCCCATGAAGTCGGCCATCACGTGCAAAATCTCCTCGGCACGCTAGAAAATATCCAAACCCTAAAATCGCGCACGAAAAGCCCAATCGAGCAAAACGCGCTACAAGTCAAAGTCGAGCTACAAGCCGACTGCTACGCGGGTGTGTGGGCGCACTACATGGGGCAGTATAAGGTGCTAGAAGATGGCGACATCGAGGAGGCGCTAAACGCCGCCAGCGCGATAGGCGACGATACGCTGCAAAAGCAGTATCAAGGGCACGTCACGCCAGATTCATTCACGCATGGCTCATCAAAGCAGCGTATGAGCTGGTTTAAAAAGGGCTTTGAGGGTGGCAAGCTTAGCTCGTGCGCGTTTGAAATTTAGCTAAATTTACGCTTGGGCTTTAAGCTTGCTTAAAAACTCTTCGATGTTGTATTTTGCGCGGTATTGCGGGCTTAGCAGATGTATCAGCATATCGCCAAGATCAAGCACGATCCAATCAGGCGAGCTCTCGATGGCTAAAAATCGCTCGCCAAGCGGCTTTAGGCCTTCTTTCAGATCGTCGCTCAAAGAGTAGGCGTGGCGCTCGCCCATCGTTGTTGCGATGATGACGAATTTCACGAAATAGTCGCGGTCTGACATATCAAAAACTTGTATCTCCTCGGCCTTTTTCTCGTCCAAAATTTTGACTATATTTTCTATCCTCTCGTTCATCGAAATTTCTTGCATATTTTTCCCTTGGTAAAATTTTATGACCTCGTCTTTGATAGAGCTTGGCAGCTCGTCAAGCCCCTTTGAGTGCCTGATCTGCGAGGAGCTAATATTAACATTTACGTCCATTTTTTGCAAATTTTCAGGTATCAAGATATGATTTCGCTCGGCGATCACGAATTTCACCAGCGAGCACAAGCGCTTGAAGTCGTGCCATTTGTTCAAAGTCGCTAAATGATCGGCGCCGATGATCAGATAAAAGCTGTCTATGTCGTAAATTTCATATAGATGCTCGACCGTCTCGATAGTAGGAACCGGCCGAGTCAGGGCTATCTCGTAGTCTGAAATTTCGACCTTTTGCAAATGTCCCCAAATCTGTCTTATCCATTTTAGCCGAAGCTCGGGCGGGGCTGAAAACTCGCTTTTAAACGGGCTGATGTATGTTGGCATGATGATGAGCTTGTCGATATCCAGGCTATCAAGAGCCATCTTTACGATACTGTCGTGCCCCAAATGCGGCGGGTCGAAGCTGCCGCCAAAGAGTGCTAGGTTCATTCGCTTAAATTCACCTTATTTATAGTTGTTTTAAATATGTTTTCTGTAAAATTAGTCGTATTATATCAAAAGGAGCTAAGATGTCAGTTAAAGTAGCTATCAACGGCTTTGGGCGTATCGGCAGGTGTGCGGCGCGCATCATTTTGGGGCGCGATGACGTGGAGCTTGTCGCTATAAACGATACCGCAAAGCGCGATATGACAAGGTATCTTTTGAAGTATGACACGGTGCATGGCGAGTTTAAGCAAGATGTCGATGTGCTAAATGACGAATTTATCGAGGTGGGTGGCAAAAAGATCCGCGTTTTTTCTACGCGCGATCTAAACGAGCTTGACTACGCGGCTTACGGCGCGGACGTGGTGCTTGAATGCACGGGTAAATTCCTCACGACCGAGGGCTGCCAGCCGTATCTGGCAAAGGGCGTGAAAAAGGTCGTCATGAGCGCACCCGCAAAGGATGACACGCCTACTTACGTCATCGGTGTGAATTCCGACCTCTATAAGGGCGAAGCCATCGTCTCAAACGCAAGCTGCACTACAAATGGGCTCGCACCGGTTGCCAAGGTGCTTGATGAAAATTTTGGTATCGTAAAGGGGCTTATGACCACGATCCACGCCTACACGCACGGACAAAGCCTCGTCGATGTCAAGGCAAAGGACTTCCGCCGCAGCCGCGCAGCCGCACTAAATATCGCGCCGACTACGACAGGAGCGGCAAAAGCGATCGCAAAGGTGCTTCCGCAGCTTAGCGGCAAAATGCACGGACAAAGCGTACGCGTACCAGTCGCTAACGTCTCTATGGTCGATCTGACCGCCGTTTTGGCGAAAAAAACGAGCGTAGATGAGGTAAATGACGCCTTTCGCGCGGTGGCAAAGGGCGCGATGAAAGGTATCTTGCTCGTCGATGACGACGCGCGCGTTAGCAGCGACTTTTGCACGAGCTCTTACAGCTCCATCGTCGCCAGCGACACGACGCAGGTCATTTGCGATGATATGGTCAAAATTTTTGCCTGGTACGACAACGAGTGGGGCTACTCAGAGCGCCTCGTAGATCTCGCGGTTTTAGCCGCAAGGGGCTAAAATGAGCGATATTTTATCTATCAGCGAGCTAAATTTAGCCAAAAAGCGCGTGTTTATCAGGTGCGATTTTAACGTGCCGATGGACGAGTTTTTAAACATCACCGACGACCGCCGTATCCGCTCGGCGATCCCTACGATTCGCTATTGCCTCGATAATGGGTGCAGCGTCGTTTTGGCAAGTCACCTCGGACGCCCCAAAAACGGCTTTGAAGAGAAATTTTCGCTAAAAGGCGTGGCAAAACGCCTCTCGCGGCTACTTGACAGGGACGTCATCTTTGCAAACGACGTCATCGGCTCCGACGCGCAAAACAAGGCAAGCGCGCTAAAAAGCGGCGAAGTTTTGATGCTTGAAAATTTACGCTTTGAAAAGGGCGAGACCAAAAACGATGAAATTTTAGCCGGCGAGCTGGCTAAATTTGGCGAAATTTACATCAACGACGCATTTGGCGTCTGCCACCGCGCGCACGCATCTGTCGAGGCTATCACGAAATTTTACGACGACGAGCACAAGGCGGCGGGATTTTTACTGCAAAAGGAGATAAATTTCGCTCAAAATCTCATCAAAAAGCCGACTAGGCCTTTCGTCGCGGTCGTGGGTGGCAGCAAGGTCAGTGGGAAGCTGCAAGCCCTGCACAACCTCCTTCCGCGCGTGGATAAGCTAATAATCGGCGGCGGTATGGCATTTACTTTTCTAAAATCTCTTGGCGAAAATATCGGAAATTCGCTGCTTGAAGAGGAGCTAATCGACGACGCGAGAGAAATTTTGAAAAAAGGCAAGGAGCTAGGGGTCAAAATTTACCTGCCCGTCGATGTCGTCGCGGCGCAGAGCTTCTCTGCCGAGAGCGCGGTCAAATACGTCACGGTGCAAGAGATCCCAAGCGGCTGGATGGGGCTTGACATCGGGCCTGCGTCGGTGCGGCTGTTTAAAGAGGTGCTTGCCGACGCGCAGACCGTGTGGTGGAACGGGCCGATGGGCGTTTTTGAGATGGATAAATTTAGCAAAGGTAGCATCAAGATGAGCCACGCTATCGTCGAGACGCACGCTACCACGGTCGTTGGTGGCGGCGATACGGCGGATGTGGTCGAGCGCGCGGGAGACGCGGACGAGATGACCTTTATCTCGACTGGCGGCGGGGCGAGCTTGGAGCTCATCGAGGGCAAGGAGCTGCCCGGCATAAAGCCGCTTAGAAAGGCTGGCGAGTGAAATTTCTAGCGAATTTAAAGTGCAACCACACCCGCGCGAGCTTTGCCGAGTATGCCAAAATTTTGGACGCAAATTTAAGCGCAAATGACGATGTGAACGTATTTGCGCCATTTACCGCTTTTGATGCAAAAGAGCATAAATTTAAGCTTGGAGCGCAGAATTTTTATCCTTGCGTTAGCGGGGCATTTACTGGCGAGATCGGTAAGGCGCAGCTGGATGAATTTGGCGTTTCAAGCGTGCTTATCGGGCACTCCGAAAGGCGCGAAATTTTAGGCGAGAGCGAGCGGCTTTTGCGTGCTAAATTTGACTTCGCGGCTAAAAACGGCTGGCAGATCATCTACTGCGTGGGCGAAAATTTAAGCGTAAATGAAGCCGGTGGCACGAAAGAATTTTTACGCACGCAGCTTGGAAACATCGATACCGGTTACGCAAATTTGATCGTCGCGTATGAGCCTATTTGGGCTATCGGCACGGGCAAAAGCGCGAGCGCGGAGCAAATCGCTGAAATTTTGGGATTTCTTCGCACTTTGACGGCCGCACCGCTACTTTACGGCGGCAGCGTAAATGCCGCAAATATCGCTGAGATCGCGCGTATAAAGGAGTGTGGCGGAGTGCTAGTGGGGACTGCGAGCTGGGATGCAACAAATTTCTTAAATCTCATCGCGTCGTCTCGTGAGCGTATTTAAATGATTTCGTAAATTTTGCCCTGTGATGAACTGCATGTTCTATCTTGGGACGAAATTTACTTCAAGACATTTAAACCCAGCTCGCGATACTTGTATTCGTCATTAACTGCTTAAATTTGGCAATCTACTAAATTTGAGTGTTAAATTTGAAAATTGAAACAAATCGCGAAGGATTTTTGCGTTTAGGCAAGGCGAATTTAAATTTAACGACAAGTAAGCAGAAAAAGCCAAACAACTTTAAAGGAGAACAAAATGATAATGAAAGGCAAAAAAGGTCTAATAGTCGGCGTCGCAAATGCCAAATCGATCGCTTACGGTATCGCCGAAGCTTGTCACAAAGCCGGTGCGCAGATGGCTTTTACATACTTAAACGACGCGCTCAAAAAACGCGTAGAGCCGATAGCTGCGGAGTTCGGGAGCAAATTTGTATATGAGCTTGACGTGAATAACCCCGCTCACTTGGACGGGCTGGCAGACCATCTAAAAGCCGATCTTGGCGAGATAGACTTCCTTGTGCATGCCGTCGCCTACGCGCCAAAAGAGGCGTTAGAGGGCGCGTTCATCGACACGAGCAAGGAGGCATTCGACATCGCGATGGGTACGTCCGTGTACTCGCTGCTTAGCCTTACGCGCGCGGTCGCTCCGGTGCTAAAAGAGGGCGGCTCCGTGCTCACGCTCACATACCTTGGCGGGCCAAAATTCGTGCCACACTACAACGTAATGGGCGTGGCAAAGGCTGCGCTTGAAAGCTCGGTGCGCTATCTGGCTCACGATCTTGGCGCGAAAAATATCCGCGTAAATGCCATTTCGGCAGGCCCGATAAAGACGCTCGCAGCTAGCGGGATAGGCGATTTTAGGATGATCCTGCGCTACAACGAGGTGAATGCCCCGCTAAAACGCAACGTTACGACCGAGGACGTGGGCAAAAGCGCGATGTATCTGCTTAGTGACCTTGCTAGCGGCGTGACCGGCGAGATCCACTACGTTGATTGTGGTTACAGCATAATGGGCATGGGCGACGTGGCTACCGATGCCGAGGGCAACACGATCCTAGCGTGGGACGCCGGAAAATAAAAATAATTATGGTAGTTGCATTTTTGCGCTACCATATCTACCGGATAAATTCTATCCGAATGCTTGCTTCCTGATTTCAATAAAATTTTTGATAAATTTTGATAAATTCTAAAAAATGGCTCTGTTTTAGCGTAGCTTAAATTAGCACTTGGTAAATTTTATTCGCCTCAAAAGCGACCTGGTTTAGGGCCAGATAGCGTTTGATTTGTGATAGGGTCAAGATAAATTTAAAGGAGATTAAATGCAAAATTCCGCTTTACTTTTCACACCGCTAAATATCGGCGATATCCGCGTCAAAAACCGTATCGTGATGCCGCCGATGTGCATGTATAAGGTCAAAAATGACAGCGGTCTGCCGCGCTGCTTTCATAAGCTGCATTACGGAGCTCGCGCGCTGGGTGGCGTGGGGCTCATCATAGTCGAGGCCACGGCGGTTGAGCCTCGCGGGCGCATCACGCACAAAGACCTTGGACTTTGGAGTGACGAACAGACGGCGGCACATAAGGAGCTCGTAAAAGAGTGCGCCAAATATGGCGCCGTGATGGCTATCCAGCTAGCTCACGCAGGGCGAAAAAGCGAGTGCGATAGCGAGCCTATTGCGCCAAGCGCGGTCAAATTTAGCAGTGCCTACAAGACGCCAAAGCAAATGAGCGCGCAGGACATCGAGGATGTGAAAGGGGCGTTCGTGAGTGCGGCGGTGCGCGCGCAGGAGGCTGGATACGAGATCATCGAGCTGCACGCTGCGCACGGGTATTTGCTAAACGAATTCCTCTCTCCCGGCATAAACAAGCGGGAGGACGGATACGGCGGTAGCTTTGAGAACCGAACGAGGCTTTTAAAGGAAATTTTGCTCGCCGTGAAGCAGGCAACCAGCGTGCCGGTGGGCATTCGCATCAGTGCGGACAGCTGGGTCGCGGGAGACTGGGACGTGGCGGACAGCGTGCAGCTGGCTAAACATCTAGAAGAGCTTGGGGCTGCATTTATCCACGTTTCGGCGGGCGGGCTTTTTGAGAGTGTGGATGATGCGCCTAAATTTGCGCCGCTTTATCAGGCTGGCTACGCAAAGGCGGTCAAAGAGGCGGTAAAGATCCCTGTCATCACCGTGGGGCTCATAACGAGAGCGAGCGAGGGCGAGGCACTGCTACTAGGTGGCGCGTGCGATCTGGTCGCATACGGCAGGGAGCTACTGAGAAATCCGAATTTCGCCTTTAGTGCGATGTCGATTTTTAAGGAAAAAGAGCTGATAGAGGATGCGTATTTGCGCGCTTTTTAGTTTAATATAGTATGATTTAACGTAAATTTACTTTGGGGGAAGCGATGAGTCAAAATCATTTTGATGTGGTGATAGTTGGCGCTGGTATAAGCGGAACGGCGCTATTTTACGAGCTTGCAGCGTTTTCAGATGTTTCGCGTGTGGCGTTGTTGGAAAAATATGACAGCGTAGCCGGGCTAAATTCTAATGGCAGGTGCAACTCGCAGACGATTCATTGCGGTGACATCGAGACCAATTATACGCCG containing:
- a CDS encoding YeiH family protein — its product is MNLSKFYSWGALAALSLLSIFLSQTLLKNFHLSPLIIAILLGAFFGNTLSNGVKNLQDSGVLAISTKQILRLGIILFGFRLTFDDISSVGASGILFAFFIVFSTFGVGCLVGRLLGLDAKSFMLISSGSCVCGAAAVMASQSVLKASPHAVAVAVCTVVVFGTIGMFLYPLVIQFLSLTPVQAGFLTGGSLHEVAHVVAAGAAINDDTQSVAVVIKMLRVMMLVPFLIMLCILNLKFSGDLSMANVKANVPYFAIWFLVAIAVGSLPFFPREALGGINFIDTFLLSLAMCALGMGINKNVLKDSGKKPFLLAIVMFVWLFAASLAFVKIFV
- a CDS encoding SseB family protein, whose amino-acid sequence is MSLKDMMEKFISKPCEVNEKALLKELKKAEFLTPVIMAAPLAKPDGGAVYEEEGSNIKFVLLEDDSDKKSYFPAFTSREEMMKWRNDSEQEVLNLRLKDYAVMIASSHGKYAGVVIDAFSHSFILDISKLEAIFGKEI
- the ypfJ gene encoding KPN_02809 family neutral zinc metallopeptidase; this encodes MKWQDSRQSNNVEDRRQDNTTSMGNMGNLGALIPIIRFLLGSNIGRVILAIGVIAYFMGYNPLALIEGGSTASVQKSVDSPEEKQKVAFVSAVLAKTEDVWGKIFSEQGAGYKEPNLVLFRNAVSSKCGFASSQTGPFYCPVDQKVYLDLGFFDELANKYKAAGDFAQAYVIAHEVGHHVQNLLGTLENIQTLKSRTKSPIEQNALQVKVELQADCYAGVWAHYMGQYKVLEDGDIEEALNAASAIGDDTLQKQYQGHVTPDSFTHGSSKQRMSWFKKGFEGGKLSSCAFEI
- the nadD gene encoding nicotinate (nicotinamide) nucleotide adenylyltransferase, which encodes MNLALFGGSFDPPHLGHDSIVKMALDSLDIDKLIIMPTYISPFKSEFSAPPELRLKWIRQIWGHLQKVEISDYEIALTRPVPTIETVEHLYEIYDIDSFYLIIGADHLATLNKWHDFKRLCSLVKFVIAERNHILIPENLQKMDVNVNISSSQIRHSKGLDELPSSIKDEVIKFYQGKNMQEISMNERIENIVKILDEKKAEEIQVFDMSDRDYFVKFVIIATTMGERHAYSLSDDLKEGLKPLGERFLAIESSPDWIVLDLGDMLIHLLSPQYRAKYNIEEFLSKLKAQA
- the gap gene encoding type I glyceraldehyde-3-phosphate dehydrogenase → MSVKVAINGFGRIGRCAARIILGRDDVELVAINDTAKRDMTRYLLKYDTVHGEFKQDVDVLNDEFIEVGGKKIRVFSTRDLNELDYAAYGADVVLECTGKFLTTEGCQPYLAKGVKKVVMSAPAKDDTPTYVIGVNSDLYKGEAIVSNASCTTNGLAPVAKVLDENFGIVKGLMTTIHAYTHGQSLVDVKAKDFRRSRAAALNIAPTTTGAAKAIAKVLPQLSGKMHGQSVRVPVANVSMVDLTAVLAKKTSVDEVNDAFRAVAKGAMKGILLVDDDARVSSDFCTSSYSSIVASDTTQVICDDMVKIFAWYDNEWGYSERLVDLAVLAARG
- a CDS encoding phosphoglycerate kinase, yielding MSDILSISELNLAKKRVFIRCDFNVPMDEFLNITDDRRIRSAIPTIRYCLDNGCSVVLASHLGRPKNGFEEKFSLKGVAKRLSRLLDRDVIFANDVIGSDAQNKASALKSGEVLMLENLRFEKGETKNDEILAGELAKFGEIYINDAFGVCHRAHASVEAITKFYDDEHKAAGFLLQKEINFAQNLIKKPTRPFVAVVGGSKVSGKLQALHNLLPRVDKLIIGGGMAFTFLKSLGENIGNSLLEEELIDDAREILKKGKELGVKIYLPVDVVAAQSFSAESAVKYVTVQEIPSGWMGLDIGPASVRLFKEVLADAQTVWWNGPMGVFEMDKFSKGSIKMSHAIVETHATTVVGGGDTADVVERAGDADEMTFISTGGGASLELIEGKELPGIKPLRKAGE
- a CDS encoding triose-phosphate isomerase produces the protein MKFLANLKCNHTRASFAEYAKILDANLSANDDVNVFAPFTAFDAKEHKFKLGAQNFYPCVSGAFTGEIGKAQLDEFGVSSVLIGHSERREILGESERLLRAKFDFAAKNGWQIIYCVGENLSVNEAGGTKEFLRTQLGNIDTGYANLIVAYEPIWAIGTGKSASAEQIAEILGFLRTLTAAPLLYGGSVNAANIAEIARIKECGGVLVGTASWDATNFLNLIASSRERI
- the fabI gene encoding enoyl-ACP reductase FabI produces the protein MIMKGKKGLIVGVANAKSIAYGIAEACHKAGAQMAFTYLNDALKKRVEPIAAEFGSKFVYELDVNNPAHLDGLADHLKADLGEIDFLVHAVAYAPKEALEGAFIDTSKEAFDIAMGTSVYSLLSLTRAVAPVLKEGGSVLTLTYLGGPKFVPHYNVMGVAKAALESSVRYLAHDLGAKNIRVNAISAGPIKTLAASGIGDFRMILRYNEVNAPLKRNVTTEDVGKSAMYLLSDLASGVTGEIHYVDCGYSIMGMGDVATDAEGNTILAWDAGK
- a CDS encoding NADH:flavin oxidoreductase/NADH oxidase, coding for MQNSALLFTPLNIGDIRVKNRIVMPPMCMYKVKNDSGLPRCFHKLHYGARALGGVGLIIVEATAVEPRGRITHKDLGLWSDEQTAAHKELVKECAKYGAVMAIQLAHAGRKSECDSEPIAPSAVKFSSAYKTPKQMSAQDIEDVKGAFVSAAVRAQEAGYEIIELHAAHGYLLNEFLSPGINKREDGYGGSFENRTRLLKEILLAVKQATSVPVGIRISADSWVAGDWDVADSVQLAKHLEELGAAFIHVSAGGLFESVDDAPKFAPLYQAGYAKAVKEAVKIPVITVGLITRASEGEALLLGGACDLVAYGRELLRNPNFAFSAMSIFKEKELIEDAYLRAF